The nucleotide window GTATAAATAGTGTAAATAGATAGATTCACCTTATGAATGgatcaatagaaaataaaaaataaaaaaaaagatattttaaatataaaaaaatataaaaaaatattttaaatataaaaatatattaaaatttatttagaggcgcttaaaaaaataaaaaagaaaaaaattattttctaaaactCGCCTTGTTTTTTTGcaccaatcatcattaataagaagACTAGTTTAGTTAAACAAGATTAAATAGAAAAAGACTTCCATTAAGTTTTCTCATTTTAGATTGGGTTGTAAGCCAACATTAGGTCTCGTCAATCTATTCGGTGCACGCATTCCGGGAGACGGAAATGGGACATCATTTCGGGTTTACGGCCGGTTAGATTCTGTGATCATGATGTTGGATAATGGTTTGTGCTGATGCCGATGCTTCATTTCTCAGGCGTGCGTCAGCCCTTTCTGCATCCTTTGAGAATGCACACAGCACGAGGAGAACACGCATTATGGGACGCACAGGCTATGATTCGTCGTCTGCAGAAAGCAGAGATTTATACGCCGGCAGCCAAACAATCCATGCGTCTTGTCTTGGAAACAGCGTTATCCCATGCATGCATGCCTGCGTGCTTCGTCGTCTTGCTCTGACGGCGTTAAGGGGCCTCGGCacctccgtgcttttacgaactccGATCTCCTGCTGCGTCCAGAGAGTGATCATGAATGGTTGGTGAATGCCATGCCCAGCTGACACCTGCTGACGAGCGTCAACGATGACGCACAGAATGACCAGCCCGCGCTTCGATGATAAGACAAGTCAATAGGCCTACAGACATCGACATCTAGACATATGTCTCCATTATCTAACATGTATTTTACTGAGAGTTACAGAATACGCAGATTGTAGATGGTCTAACTTCTCACAAGAAAGATGCTTAGCTGCTGCCCGGTGCAGCCCACCGGATTGATCATATGAAACGACTCCGAATTGATCGAACCAATCACCCTCTCAAAGCTTGCCCTCAGGTACAGAATGTCTCCTTCACCCATCTTGGACGCACCAGGAAGAACGCCTGTTCCGACCGATATGGCCCTCATTAGCTTCAAGATGGCGGCGTCGCCTTCGCTCATCCGACGCCGGATGGCGAACCCTACCTTGCGCCCGTTGCAGTAAACCGACCACACCGGCACGCCGAACAGCGACGAGCACCGAGCACGATTCCGGTCGCATTCGAGCCCCACGCGCAGTAGCCCATGCCGCATCTCCCTGGCGAGGCAGGCGGTGGGGATGGTGAACTCCAGCAGAAGGATGGGGGAGGTCCGGGAGCTGTCGTGCAGGCAGAACCTGACGTGACCGCGGCGGTGCCCATAGAAGGTGCCGGTGACGGTGGTGGTTGGAGGGGTGGAACCGCCGCCGGTGGAATGAGAGTCTGGAACATCAGAAGTGTTGGACGACAGCTGGAAGCCACAGCATGGAACCACGCACTCGATGAGGCTtcggaaagatcgccggaagcggaCGTCCTTGGTGCAGTCGACGGCAGTTGCCGTGTCGATGATGTAGAGAGAGTCTCTCTGGCTCCCCAAGTCTATCATAGTCCTCATCTGTATATTTCTAATACAACACAGTATCCAAGAGTGAGAGACGAGAGTATGTCTATGGGGAAGACGAGGCATAGAGGAGTGTTTAAATAGGGATGAGAGAGGCGAGTGTGGGGTAAAAGGGCGAAGGAGATGAGGGAAGGGTGGAATAATTGTGTCCACGAGAGCGGGTTTAATGGAGGATCATTCGACGTGCCTTTTGTTGGGCAACGCGCGCATGCTTGTTGCGTTTGATCAAGAAGGACATGAGAGAAAGCTTAGTCGAATTGATGTGGCGACGAAGGCATGATTAGTAGTCTTATGCAGGCTTCTTATGAGCAACTTCGACAAGAAGAGAACATTGAGATAGGATGACAGGAGCAAATAAagaaggtctctctctctctctctctctctctctctcatcaactGGACCGACGTGTGCGATGACCTCAGGAGCCGACGCTTTATCGAAGTAGAAAGTAGGCGAATACAAGGACAGCAAcaaagaaagagatcataaaagaaAGAGTAGCACTCGCAGGGAAAGCAGCCACGCAAAGAAGATACAAGGGATGAGATGCAGACGTCGCCAACCAAGTCAGGATAAGCCCCAGTGAGTCATTTGTTGCTTGGAAAAAAGTACCATGGTATCTCTCTCTGTCTGTCAACCTTTCTGCACTCCCATCTCTGCACAGCTTCAACAAGTTATAACGTCGCCAGCACGTCTATGATACAATTCCTCTTTCCTCCCCAAGTTATTACAAACACATGGTGGGCTTCTCGTGTTGTCTTTTCCATAGATTTAAAAAGGAAAGATACCACAAAAAGGCAGAACCATAATACAATAATCAACAATTATAGCCAAGGGAATCTTCTAAGTACAGGCAAAGTTAGTTCCCAGAGGCCATTTAGCTTTTCTTCGTCTACTTCGGAAGCTTGAGGGAACCACCATTCTCCCAGCCAACTCCGATCTGCGTCCTGGTACCTGCTTTCTCAAGGGCCTCGCTAGTGAAAAGGTTTTCTTGACCAAACCACTCATCCCAAGCTTGTCTTGCCTGCCATCAGCCACTTCTCCATATATGTTACAAGGTGCCAGTGTCAAAACCAAGGCAACACTACTTTCAGTGTCTTCATATCTGAATCACCTATACTTCAGTTGCACCATGACTAATCAACTGAAACTATCTGGGACCAAACTCTAGATTCTCCCATTTGAACGGCTCAATAGAACCAATCTGTGGTGCGCCCCGGAAAAATACACAGACACAGACACAAACTGCGGCGATTGCGAGCAATGAATGGACGTAAGGGCGTTGAAGCAGTCCCTTGGATCGAGCATTTCGTCTGAGCCGTGCAGTCCCCACCAAAGCACATTGTGCACAAGATCTTGGTTGTGAATTTTGAGCACCATGTCTGTTTGATCCTCCTACCCATGATCCATCTATGGATATTTCTCCGCCTTCAACTAGTATGGTGACCTGGCCAGTCACCCTGTCAGCAAGCTTTCTCTCCACCAGTCTGTTATACGAAAGATTGTTCCTCAACATAGCATACATGAAGGGGGACTGATCATTGTCATCCAGTAATGAGTTCCAGCACTTCAACCCAATCTAGAAATTAGAAACACAAGTTAGCAATAGTATTCCTCTAAAGGTTCAAAAATAAATTAGTTAGTATAATGATGACTTGATGTGGTTTTATTTAAGTTTTTAGATGAATAGTTCCAAAACCACATCATTTTAACATTATACCCATATTCATTAGTTCATTTTCTGGAAGGTACACGTTATTGTAGTTAAAGAATATAAATGCAGAGATATCTGGCTAAATAACAAAAAGGTAGAATTAGCTTTACCTCCTGTGGATCATTAGTGAGTGCATCAACCATGTCCTCTGAGTCTTGCATAGATGCAGCCATATGCAGTGGCGTGATTCCACCAGGACCAGACATGTTGGGGGTAAAAAGATACACCTTTGTCACATCTTGTCCATGGCTTACACAATAATGAAGAAGCAAATCTACCATTTTCCTGCACTTTCTCTTAACTGCTCTGTTCAAGAGTTCAACTTCTGAAAGCATTTTCAGTGACTCTTGCTTTATAGTATCATTCCTTAAGCTTCTTTCCACAAGAATATCCAGAAGCGTTTTAATAAGGGCACACCAATCTTGCTCAACTGAAAATGTGAGGAGGTACTTCAACCGTGTGCTGGAAAAATCAGCAAGCAGAGGGCTGCATGACGCTTGTGTCCTCTGAAACAGCCAACCAAGTTCATTTAGGAAGTGCAAAGCATCTTCCCTTGACCTGGGTCGCACACTGTTATGAACCTCTTCCTCTGGGATGACATCTGGTGTTTGAACATCTTCCTCAAAGTCAGATTCAAGAGCTCTCAATTCCTGGCAGATACTATCATCAGCGATAATAACAGGAAAGCTGTTCCCCTTGAAACCATTTTCCACCTGGCCACAAAATTCAAAACTAAGTTGAGAACAAGGGCTTACCATTCACATCTATATGGGAAGTGGTAAAGTCATGCTTGTATCTAAACTGGACTAAAGTGAAGGTGAATCACCTCAATAAAAAAGCGACCATAGACATTTGGATATCCTCCAAGAAAGTCAAACCTTTCCACACAGGAATCATCGTATATAGTGCCAGGATATGCTGAGCAAAGAACTTCTTTTGACATGTATTTACCCATGTAAGTGCAGTGGATCCTACATGAATACAACTAATTTATGAGTAACACTGATTGGGTAGCAAAAGCAGTTGTTTGGATAAATTAAGTATTGTGATGCTCCACTCACTTGGTGCCCGGAACGGTCAAATTGCGACCCTTTAGAGCAAGGGAAGTTTCCTGCCCACCAACCACAGCAACAGGTGATACACACATCAACTCTGGAGCACTCCATGCCCTCCAAGTTTTAGACAATCTGATCTTACCTGTAGCAGATAACAATTTCAtggttatatattaaaaaaaaatctaattatgatGATCTGATTTCAGTGCCTCAACAAACATAAGTTTGATGAGAATCCAAATAATTGAAACCAAAAAAGGGAAATGATGGCTTCATAAAAATTGATATCAGAAACCATACCATCCTTATGTGACACCAGCTGTCTATTTGTACGAATTAAAAATCTCCCACTTCTCCAAAACTCAGTTTCAGAGTCTTGAACTAATGAAGTGACACGCTGAAGAAGATTGTCTTCAAGCTGCAAAACcaacatatttttaaaatataaaaatacctaAACAAAAAAAGTGTATAAATAAATAAGCCACTCACTGCATTCCATGCAATAGATGGCATCGATAAATAGATTGATAGGACCACACAACCAGGCCGAATATAGCTCTCCATCTCTGATGGGCTATTTGAAAGCCAATTCAATACCTGCAATAGCAGAAAATATGAGGATTTAGTTGAGTATTCAAAGAAAGAATGTTCAAGGGAGACAATATGTAACAGCATTTTGCAGTACCTGAGCACGAAGAGTCTCAGGAAAACTGCCTGGATCCTTGCCAAAGAGCTTGAAAATTATCCGTCCAGTCCGATCCTGTTCAACCATGCAAGTGCAAATGAGCAAATAAGATGGACAATAGCTTTATAAAGAAGAAAAGGTGAATTTATATGTTACCTGAGTATCAGAATTTGAACTAGAAGGGGAGTGGTCTGAGCCAGAAGATTTGTAGCCTACTCGATATGGTAGATTCTGAATTGTCCCATTCACAACTCGTGTTTCTGACTCCTTGAAGAGCACAAGCGGTGCAATCCCACCGTGACTGGGGCTTAAATCAACAGTTGCTTTGTCTTCCTGGCATTCTGATGCTTGTGAGTATTTCACCATATCCATTGTTGAGTGTAGAGGGAATAGCTTCTTTGTAACAGGGGGAGAAGATGAAGGAGACCTCTCTTCCATAGGGTTGCTACTTTCTGAGGACAGATATTTAGTTGCGGATCCCAGTTCTGGAGGACTGTCATTATCAGCAGGACCAAAAAGCTGGAGAGGTAAATTTTTCCGGGCTTGCTCAACCGTCAGATGAGGTACATCTACCCGAGATTGACTGATGCAGTTATTGCTCAGAAGTCCAGCATAAGAACAGACATTAGTTGAGTTACTGTGACTGGAGGGTTCAACATTTTGTAGCTTGTTCTTATCATTGCCACTACTTTCACTGCTCCCTTGTGAAAGAGATGCGGCGGCGTCAGGAGTAGATGCAGCTAGAGCTGCAGAGAGAACTGCCAACAGGTTCATTTTGGAAGGTGAATTTTCATCCCCATTTGCCTTTGGTGACTGCCCAAAGGAAGCTTGTGCTGGGACTTCAGATACATTCAAATCAAAACCTTCAGGTACGGATGATCTTGTGGAAGGGTTTGCATTATTTGACGCACTTAGCTTACTAATAAGTTGAACAAGACAATCTCTATCAGGCAGAGGATGGATGCTGGTTGGTTTAACTTGATTGTTACCTGTCATCATAGTACCAAAAAATTAAGCAAGAAACTCACAGCATATCAGGATTACCAATCCTATAAGCAACATGGCATACCTTGCAAGTGTGCTAGCATCGCAAACAAGTTAACTATATCCAAACTCCCATTTGTCATATTCTGTTGGTTTCTAGGAAGCAGTAGTCTAGAAGAAGCATCCTCTGGTTGTGTCTTCCTTCTGCGTCGATTATGCCCTGCGAGCCTCCTCCTACAGCTTCTCTTCCCCTCATCAAACTCTGAAAGCGGATGAAATCTGAATCACACAATGCCATGGATCAGAAGCATGCAAAATTTGACAAGCCTGGAGATGGTAAATTCAACAGCTTGGAAGACAGATCCAGAACTCTGTGCGAACCAAAGAGTGCAGATCACGAAAATGTTATAAAAGCCAAATACATAAAAGAGCAAACAAACtggaaattttaattttttacaatCATATGAATCATGTTAAAGAAAATTATCAGCTGTCGTAATAACAAGCCCAGAAGAAAGATCAGTTGAATCACAGAGCGATCTTTCATCAATCTGCAAGGGTCTTTTCTAGATTTATTGGATTCCGTAGGAAGTTTATAACAGATGAAAATCTATAACAAGAAATCAAAGAAAGAACATCCGACCTGAACGTACAAACGTATAGCTCAAACAATAACTGGCAAGAACACATGTTGGGACGGATCTGGATTACCTGCTGCACTGCTGACAGAATCTCTGCATCTGCTTACCGACAAGTGCCTTGGCAGTCTTACTGTGCATCTCGCACACCTTGTGCCGCCTGTGATAATCCTTGGCGCTCGACAGATCCGCCCGGCAATCATCCACTTGACACATCGGGTAGTTGCAGCCGCTCCCTGGCGAGCCGGACCTCACCCTCTTGCTAGGCCTCGTCGTCGGCTCATCCGCCGAGTACGCTCGGCCTCCTAGCTTCAGCGCTAGGTTCTGGTCATCCTCTTCCAAGTTCCTGCCCAAAACCGAATCTTTGGGTCCCCCGTCCCCTTTATCGGCCACGGCAGCGGCCGCAGAAGCCGGCTGGGAACCCAGGGAGAGGATCTCCGACGCAGCGGAGGAGGGCTTCGCCACGAACCTCTCGCTGTCCCAATCCCACATCTTGGGGTTCCAATTACCGCTCGGGTCCGGGAGTGAAGCGCCCATCAGCCGCTGCCTGCTGTCCTGCTGCTGGTTGTGCTGAAAGCTGGGGTTATTCTTCCACGGGAAATCCCGCTTCTTTAGCAGCAGCGGGGTCTCATGAAAAGGTCCAGGGAGGGCCTGACGGTGGTGAAAAAAGATGGGCGGGGCGACCTGCGCACCCACCTCTCCCTCCATCTTCAGCGACCAAATCAAACTTAAATCCCCCCTCGATCGCCACCAGAGAAAGAGCACCAACCTTCTGTTCAGGCGACAGCGGCACCTCCCCTGATCCAACCCTCGATCAGATTCCAACCTGAAGGCCTCCAAGGAAACCCCCAAAATTCATCAACAAAAcatcccccccaaaaaaaaaagttttggaaACAAAAGAATTCAGAAAACAAAAGTCAAAATCCAATTTACCGAATCCTAGATCTTCTCCTCCATAATTTCCAGATCTCACCTCCGTCGCCAAAACCACCAGCGCAACCTCccacaaacaaaacaaaaagaaaagcacTCGGGGAAGCGGATCGGAGGGAGGAGGAGATCTAGGGGAAGAACCGATCGACGTAAGAAGGCAGCAAGATCTTCGTCACTCAGCGTGgaactctcttcttcctcctctctatcTCTTCCCACAACGTCTCATTTCCTTTCGCTACTCTATTATTCTTTTTCGGCTGGCGTCTCTTCTCTCGTCTCATCTCGTCGCTTCTCACCTCTTTGGCTTCTATCTTGTTCGGCACCCACCCACACAGCGTGGCAGAGTCGGTAAATTGACACGGAGGCGAGGGCCTTTCCTTGAAGCCCTTAGAAAAGTGCGCAGTGGCGAGAAAAGAGAAGCCCACCACCGTTCCTTGCGTGTCCATTATTTTGGTGCGGCGCTTCGGAGTACGTCTTTTACCCATTTGCCTCGTCAGTACGTCTCTCCTCCCTTTGCTCCGCGCGTACGACTATTGTACTAATCCTATCATTATCactatcattatcattattattattattattaaatgacACAGTGTttgtaataaaaagaaaaaatttcaagaaaaataatttcagagattaaaatatatttttttaaataattatattgaatattttaaaaattatgatatatatatatatatatatatatctctataATTTTTTGTTATTTGATGTATTATTCAAATCATCTGAATGCGTACGCTTTAAATTTCGTCCCGGGAATTATGCGGTAAGCAAACATGCAATTGTTTGATGTGAAAGCATGTGACTTCCATATACTTCTACGAATGGATGAGAGGAGTTGGACGACTTCTTCCCACAGTAAACGATCCGTAACGACGACCCCTTATCACCGACTCAACattgaaagaatgtaacataaCATTACGCATATGTTTCTGTGTCGCTCTCTCCTGAGACTTTCTTTTCCGTGTCGTATGCCAACTTTGTTTATATTCCGATGATCTCAGCAtgccaatattttttttatttaaataaattttaattaattcaaATATATATCTGATAGTGATCCTTTACATCTTGGTAGAATGAGCTGGCACGGCTTGATTCAGTCTCGAGTACGTAGGATTATCCACGTCGATCTTCGGTCGGCGAGGATCATAGTCTAGCGAGGTCGGGCTTAGCCTATGGCTTTAAAGTCGAAGACTCCCTTGGGTTGATTATCTGTTTCTTGATCTTCGgtccctgcacataggtcggggtCGGAAAGAGGCTCCTGACTTTGACCCCTCCGAAGATCTTGTTAAAACTGAGTGACAAATCCCCCTTCTGGTCGACCCCACGAGGGGTTTTTGTATCCTCTCCCTCGGGGATAAGTCGTATCTATCATATTTATTATCGTCGACATTGTACTTGGTCGATGCCGTCTCGGTCCTCGTAGGATGGCGTTGTACTCGGTCGGTGTCATCCCAACTCTCGCGGGACAATGCGGTACTCGTTTGACATCGTCTCGACCTTTATGGGACGGTGCTGTACCTGGTTAGCCGCCCGATCTTTACGAAATTAGCGTTGATCGAAGGTATAATCCGACGTGTTATCCTTGATACTGATATGATTGACAATAATGATCGGAGGATAGGTTCGCAAGATATACCCTATCAATATCATATGATAACATCTGGAATAATTTAATTCTAGTTTCTCTTTTATGTTTCTATTTTAGCTTAcaagaaaatgataattttatattaaaattaattaaagaatTGATCAATGAGATGAGATATTTTCTTATAGTTATGTTCATATTCCACATGACCAATGGTCTGAGGAAGGTAGAGAAGAGGAACCTTCCTCTGCTCTATAAGTCAGTGTTGCCTTCACCCACATCTCACATGGGGGAGTCTTCCTAACATCCACGACTTTCTTCGCAGTTTTAGGACACGATTGATGTCACGTAGACTCCAAGTCGGTAAGGGATGAGAGAGTGATACCACGGACACCCCCCAACCATCGTGTCGTGTCTCCTGATAGAGATCGTGTACTCCGGAGCCGGCATTTTCGTAATTTTACGATGGACGTATAAATAAATGCGGTACTTCACCGCAATTATTGCGAGGGGTGGCTCGGGGAACGGCGACGTACGGCACTGCCGGCCCGCACCGAAAACAAAACGGACGATCGGATCACAGCCGTCCTTTTCGATCGCGTCGTACCGTCGCCCGTGCCCGGTCGCGGTCAACGTCGAATCACATGCCCATCCCCTTGAAATAGATAGTAATAACGTCACCATCACGGGCCGTACCCATCCGCTCCCCACTGCCTCACCGTTTGGTGGGCCCCGCGTAGACCCGTCACGAGCGGAGGCAAACCGGGGGTGGCTGGTCACGCCTCGGGTGCTCCCGTGGTCGGTCGGGGTGGTACGATAAGGGCGTGGGCGAAATGACGGGGGAGACCCCTTCCGCCCTCCTCAGCCACCACGGGTGAAAAGTGGGCCCCGACGCCGACCCGGTTTATTTACCTCTTCTTTTCCCCCCCCCACATTTATTGTGTTGCCTCGTCACGCTTTTCATTAACGCCGGTTCGTACCACAAAAGATAATTATTGCACGGACATGTTTCCCCACGatgggtgtgtgtgtgtggaaatcTCAGCTGCATCCACGTGGGAGGTAAACCGTGAGGTGGGTACGTGACAATGGATGACACGAAAGCCACGATGCATCGCGAGATGAATTACGTCCACCCTAAGTGGGCGGGGTTGTACGTGGTGGGGCCCGTCGCTCATCGGGCATCACTGGGAATCTTCAAATCTGGCTGGCCAAATTAGGTTTGGGTACAATTATTTTTTACCTGATGGGTGTACTAATTGCAGGTACGTACACAAGTTGCGTATGACAAGCTGGAAAGAGATGGACGGAATCCGACGCGTGCAGTCCATTCATAATTTAactgaattttttatttttatttttatttattttaaataaatatcaatTCGAGATTGATATTTTGTTGTGTTTAGACGGAGAAATGTTAATGTGATGTACACCATTAGTAAGGGTAAGTGATGAAGTAAGAGCAGTGAACAGCTGAAGTAAGTACGTAGAGGAGCCATGGTTGCAATGATTTGGATAGTGGCCAACATGGGTGCGGTCAAAGCAATCGTTCCATAAGTTGGGTGTTCGGGACGAGCTTTTGGATGTAAGGAGTCACATCACAGACACAACATTACTTCTACTCTCGCCGGTGGAATCTACCCACCGATGAATGGAGTGCGCTTAGTCAACGCCACCATCACATGATGCATGATTTCCTCTGCCAATCCCTAATTTGTGCGTTTGCAAATGCAAAATTCAAAATTCTAAGAAAAACACGCAATGCTCGCAAGTTATCATTCATATATACAGAGATCATATAGGCTCACTTTCCAACCTAATCAGTTGAGTATGATACTAATATCTTTATTTGTAAAATACGATCCATCCAGAGTGAATAATCACTCAATAAATATAAATCTCTATAGTTTTATTTAGATGAACATATatcatgtatataatattttaaaatcatcgacAAAAATATATAACCGTAAACACCTTTATCTTATGATTTCTTTGGCAAGTGTAATCCTATAACATAATATATGTAAAATtctatgtcaaaataatttaaaagatatttgCATAAATAGAAAACATAGCAAATTTATGGATTTCTATTTCTTgtatcataacatatatatgcACTTTTACGTCGTATGTCAtcgtaatatatacatacattcatacatcgtatgtcataatatatatgtacacTCTCATATCACACGTCATAGCATATACGTGTGTTGCACGtcgtaacatatatatatatatatatatatatatatatatatatatatatatatatatatatatatatatatatatatatatatatatatatatatatatatatatatatatatatatatatatatatatatatatatatatatatatatatatatatatatatatatgcttttacATTATacgtcataaaaaaaaatatatatatatatataagatttttttattattataattcatatatatttatatttataaaaaagaattatatttaattaatatCTAATTTACACCGATAGGAGTTGAAAATGGTGCCAAGGCACCTATATGCCTGGGTTGAAATGAATGGTCAGCAATACTCACCAAGCCACAATGGTGCTTTTGTCCTCACAAAGATGAAGGAAACAACGGAGGCTTATCTCGGCAAATCTGTTCGGAAGGCGATCATTACAGTCCCTGCCTACTTTAATGATGCTCAGCGCCAGGCAACAAAGGATGCAGGCAGAATTGCTGGGCTTGAAGTCCGAGGATTACCAATGAGCCCACTGCTCTGCTACTGCCCTTCCATATGGAACGAACAACACGGAGGAGGGTCTGATCGCTGTCTttggtatgggtggtggtactTGTGACGTCTCCGTCCTGGAAATCTCTAATGGAGTATTTGAGGTTTGTTCTTGAAATGCTCCTCTTACTCATATTCCTCGTCTTTTTCATCATCATAATGTGATCTTGCGTTTTCAGGTCAAGTCCACCAATGGCGACACATTCCTTGGTGGCGAAGACAAACTGGCTCTGCAAAGGCTAAGGGAAGCAGCTGAGAAAGCGAAAGTGGAACCTTCATCAACCATGCAAACAGAGATAAAACCTTCCTTTTATCACTGATGATGCTTCGGGAGAGCAAAGCACTTCAATACTACAGTGAGTCTCTCGTTAATCATCTTATTGAGAGAACCCGCATCCCATGCAGCAATTGCCTGAAAGATGTAAAGAAGTTGATGAAGTGCTGTTGGTTGGTGGAAGGAATGACGAGGGAACCGAAGGTCCAAGAGGGTGTGAATCCAGATGAGGATGTTGCCATGGGAGCTGCCATACAAGGTTGGCATCCTGAGAGGTGATGTGAAGGAGCTTCTCTTGCTTGATTGATGAGgaggaaggtcttctcttcctggGTCTGGTAGAGGAGATGAGACTCCTGAAACTATTTATACGCATCATCTTTTTTCTGTGTTTTTACAGGGATCTAATTTTATATCGCTTTAGTTTACTATGAAAGAATTTTACCTCGGGGATCAATGAGTAATAATACTTCATTAGTAATGGGATTAACTTATTTTTCCAGTTGCAATACCTTTATTTTCTCTCGTGAAATATTCATTACAAATTGTAATAATAATCTTTTAGATTAATTACCCGATAGTTAGCTACCTTTATTTAGGTACTTTCTAAAGTTACGTAAGCATTTTTATATctacaaaagtaaaatattt belongs to Musa acuminata AAA Group cultivar baxijiao chromosome BXJ3-5, Cavendish_Baxijiao_AAA, whole genome shotgun sequence and includes:
- the LOC135637799 gene encoding protein MIZU-KUSSEI 1-like — encoded protein: MPRLPHRHTLVSHSWILCCIRNIQMRTMIDLGSQRDSLYIIDTATAVDCTKDVRFRRSFRSLIECVVPCCGFQLSSNTSDVPDSHSTGGGSTPPTTTVTGTFYGHRRGHVRFCLHDSSRTSPILLLEFTIPTACLAREMRHGLLRVGLECDRNRARCSSLFGVPVWSVYCNGRKVGFAIRRRMSEGDAAILKLMRAISVGTGVLPGASKMGEGDILYLRASFERVIGSINSESFHMINPVGCTGQQLSIFLVRS
- the LOC103985515 gene encoding squamosa promoter-binding-like protein 15, producing MEGEVGAQVAPPIFFHHRQALPGPFHETPLLLKKRDFPWKNNPSFQHNQQQDSRQRLMGASLPDPSGNWNPKMWDWDSERFVAKPSSAASEILSLGSQPASAAAAVADKGDGGPKDSVLGRNLEEDDQNLALKLGGRAYSADEPTTRPSKRVRSGSPGSGCNYPMCQVDDCRADLSSAKDYHRRHKVCEMHSKTAKALVGKQMQRFCQQCSRFHPLSEFDEGKRSCRRRLAGHNRRRRKTQPEDASSRLLLPRNQQNMTNGSLDIVNLFAMLAHLQGNNQVKPTSIHPLPDRDCLVQLISKLSASNNANPSTRSSVPEGFDLNVSEVPAQASFGQSPKANGDENSPSKMNLLAVLSAALAASTPDAAASLSQGSSESSGNDKNKLQNVEPSSHSNSTNVCSYAGLLSNNCISQSRVDVPHLTVEQARKNLPLQLFGPADNDSPPELGSATKYLSSESSNPMEERSPSSSPPVTKKLFPLHSTMDMVKYSQASECQEDKATVDLSPSHGGIAPLVLFKESETRVVNGTIQNLPYRVGYKSSGSDHSPSSSNSDTQDRTGRIIFKLFGKDPGSFPETLRAQVLNWLSNSPSEMESYIRPGCVVLSIYLSMPSIAWNALEDNLLQRVTSLVQDSETEFWRSGRFLIRTNRQLVSHKDGKIRLSKTWRAWSAPELMCVSPVAVVGGQETSLALKGRNLTVPGTKIHCTYMGKYMSKEVLCSAYPGTIYDDSCVERFDFLGGYPNVYGRFFIEVENGFKGNSFPVIIADDSICQELRALESDFEEDVQTPDVIPEEEVHNSVRPRSREDALHFLNELGWLFQRTQASCSPLLADFSSTRLKYLLTFSVEQDWCALIKTLLDILVERSLRNDTIKQESLKMLSEVELLNRAVKRKCRKMVDLLLHYCVSHGQDVTKVYLFTPNMSGPGGITPLHMAASMQDSEDMVDALTNDPQEIGLKCWNSLLDDNDQSPFMYAMLRNNLSYNRLVERKLADRVTGQVTILVEGGEISIDGSWVGGSNRHGAQNSQPRSCAQCALVGTARLRRNARSKGLLQRPYVHSLLAIAAVCVCVCVFFRGAPQIGSIEPFKWENLEFGPR